The Acidimicrobiales bacterium sequence CGCTGATGACATCGGCGGTCGCGACCGCGGCATCGAGCTCGCCGGCCACGACGGCCGGGTAGCCCGCGGCGACGAGCTCCTCGACCACCGCGGCCGCGGCGTCGGCCCGGCGGCCCCATATCTCGATCCGTTCGTAGTCCCGGACGGCGGCGTGGGCCTGGGCGGCCATCGGGGCGAGCGCGCCCGATCCCACGACGAGCAGGCGGCGCGCATCGGGCCGAGCCAGCCGTTTCGCCGCTGCCGCGCTGGCGGCGGCCGTGCGCCGCGTCGTGAGCTCGTTGCCCGCGCACGCGCCGAGCAGCGATCCGGTCGCCGCGTCGAACAGCAGCACGCCCGCCTGCACCGTCGGCAGGCCCTGCGCGCCGTTGTCGGGATAGACGGTGACCGCCTTCAAGGCGATGACGTCACCGATGATCCACGCCGGCTTCAGCAGGAACGCCCCATCGGCGGCGCCCGGCACCGGGACCGTGTGGACCGTCCGCGTCGGCGACGCACCGTCCGGGTGGGTGACGGCGTCCTCGACCGCGCCGATGAGCGCGTCCCACGGCAGCGCCGCGGCGACGGCGCCATCGTCGAGGAACACCGGCGCGGTCATTCGGGGATCCAGGCTTCGGTCGGCACGCCGAGACCGTCCGCGATGCGGTTCGCGTACGCGTAGTAGGCCGTGACCTCCACGATGTCGAGGATGTCGCGATCCGAGAAGCCGACGTCACGCAACGCAACCACATCCGCCTCGACCATCGCCCCCGGCGTCACGGTGAGCTTCACCGCGTACGCGAGCATCGCCCGGCGGGCCTCCGAGAGGTCCGCGGTTCGCCAGTCCGCCTCGACCGCGGCGAGCAGCTCGTCGTCCTTGAGCAGCCGGCGCAGACCGCGCCGATGGTGGACGATTCAATAGTGACATTCGTTCTCCAGGCTGACGACGAGCGCGATCAACTCGCGCTCGACCTTGCGGAGCGACCCCGTCCCCGCCATCGCCGATGTGTAGAGCCCGCTGTGCGCCGCAAGACCACGCGGGTTGAGGGAATGAATCGCCATGATGTGATCGACGCGGTCGTGGTCGCGATCGACGACCTGTTCGCGGAGCGGGGCGAGGTCGCCGTCCCACCGGTCGTCCGGCACGGTCTCGATCCACGGGCCATCGTTCGCGGGCATCGCCGCATCACAGCACATCCTCGGGGGGAAGCGGGAGGTTGACGCGCGGGACATAACATATTAGTTATATGGCTATGCCCGCGCTGGCCGACACCGACCGCGACCTCGAAGCGACGCTGAAGGCGCTCGCGAGCGCCCGCCGCCTCCAGATCCTCGAATGGTTGAAGGATCCGGTCGCCCACTTTCCGCCCCAGGAACACGGCGATCCGATCGTCGACGGCGCCTGCAACCAGTTCATCGCCGACAAACTCGGCGTCAGCCAGCCCGCGGCGAGTCGCCACCTGAAGGTGCTCACCGACGCCGGACTCATCATCGCGACCCCCCGCCAGGGCTGGGTCTACTACCGCCGCGACGACGACGCGCTCGACACGGTCAAGCGAGACCTGCACGATCTCTGAGAGGACGCTCATGACAACCGGATACGAATCACTCGACGGCAAGGCGGTGCTGGTCACCGGCGCGGGCAAGGGCATCGGCCGCGCCCTCGCCCAGCGCTTCGCCGGCGTCGGTTGTCGGGTCGGCGTGAACGATGT is a genomic window containing:
- a CDS encoding ornithine cyclodeaminase family protein; amino-acid sequence: MTAPVFLDDGAVAAALPWDALIGAVEDAVTHPDGASPTRTVHTVPVPGAADGAFLLKPAWIIGDVIALKAVTVYPDNGAQGLPTVQAGVLLFDAATGSLLGACAGNELTTRRTAAASAAAAKRLARPDARRLLVVGSGALAPMAAQAHAAVRDYERIEIWGRRADAAAAVVEELVAAGYPAVVAGELDAAVATADVISAVTGSREPLIRGDLLQPGAHVDLVGAFNAEMRESDDAVVVRGSLFVDTRDDAILAGDLAQPLASGVITTDAIQADLADLVRGTHPGRRSDDEITVFKSVGLALEDVAAAKLAFGER
- a CDS encoding peroxidase-related enzyme (This protein belongs to a clade of uncharacterized proteins related to peroxidases such as the alkylhydroperoxidase AhpD.) is translated as MPANDGPWIETVPDDRWDGDLAPLREQVVDRDHDRVDHIMAIHSLNPRGLAAHSGLYTSAMAGTGSLRKVERELIALVVSLENECHYUIVHHRRGLRRLLKDDELLAAVEADWRTADLSEARRAMLAYAVKLTVTPGAMVEADVVALRDVGFSDRDILDIVEVTAYYAYANRIADGLGVPTEAWIPE
- a CDS encoding metalloregulator ArsR/SmtB family transcription factor, which translates into the protein MAMPALADTDRDLEATLKALASARRLQILEWLKDPVAHFPPQEHGDPIVDGACNQFIADKLGVSQPAASRHLKVLTDAGLIIATPRQGWVYYRRDDDALDTVKRDLHDL